A stretch of the bacterium SCSIO 12827 genome encodes the following:
- a CDS encoding adenylate kinase has product MILLLMGPPGAGKGTQSKRLEEAYGLVQLSTGDMLRAAVASGSDLGNKAKEIMARGDLVPDDLIIDMIAARIEQADCAKGFILDGFPRTVPQAEALAAMLADKGLNLDHVIELAVDDDAMVKRITGRYTCAKCGKGYHDEFEKPAKDGVCDKCGATEFTRRADDNEGTVRNRLDAYHAQTAPILAYYKDQGLLHDVDGMADIDAVTAQLKGVIGQA; this is encoded by the coding sequence ATGATTCTGTTGCTGATGGGGCCGCCGGGTGCGGGCAAGGGGACGCAGTCGAAGCGGCTTGAGGAGGCTTACGGGCTTGTTCAATTGTCGACCGGTGACATGCTGCGCGCCGCTGTTGCCTCCGGCAGCGACCTCGGCAACAAGGCGAAAGAGATTATGGCCCGCGGTGACTTGGTTCCCGACGACCTGATCATCGACATGATCGCGGCCCGGATCGAGCAGGCCGATTGCGCGAAAGGGTTCATTCTGGACGGCTTTCCGCGCACCGTACCCCAGGCCGAAGCTCTGGCCGCCATGCTCGCCGACAAGGGATTGAACCTCGACCACGTGATCGAGTTGGCTGTCGACGACGACGCCATGGTCAAGCGAATCACCGGTCGCTACACCTGCGCCAAATGCGGCAAGGGGTATCACGACGAGTTTGAAAAGCCCGCCAAGGATGGCGTGTGCGACAAATGCGGTGCGACGGAGTTTACCCGCCGTGCCGACGACAACGAAGGAACGGTGCGGAACCGCCTGGACGCCTATCATGCCCAGACCGCGCCGATCCTGGCTTACTACAAGGACCAAGGGCTTCTGCACGACGTTGACGGCATGGCCGACATCGACGCTGTGACTGCCCAGCTGAAAGGAGTAATCGGTCAGGCGTGA